One window of Paenibacillus albicereus genomic DNA carries:
- a CDS encoding sigma-70 family RNA polymerase sigma factor translates to MSMQPASPSPQAGTALILEYQNNPNNDLATQLILHYEPMVKMAAGKIARNRPDLYEDLYQVGQMALLRLFAQFDASMGVQFEPYAMKSIIGHMKNYLRDKSWYIQVPRRIKEKGIAVQQAIDELTVQLERSPRMEEIAERMDLTVEETLEILGGRDLYHYISLDTPISEDESTTTLGELIGSQADDFDTVDKKMDLQTALEQLKPEEQQVLQLAFEEGIPQRLIADRLGVSQMSISRIQRRAIEKLKRLLSEDGQPYDEA, encoded by the coding sequence ATGAGCATGCAACCGGCCAGCCCTTCTCCGCAGGCAGGAACAGCCCTGATTCTGGAGTATCAGAACAATCCGAACAACGATCTTGCGACGCAGCTCATCCTGCATTACGAGCCGATGGTCAAGATGGCGGCCGGCAAGATCGCCCGCAACCGCCCCGATCTGTACGAGGATCTGTATCAGGTCGGCCAGATGGCGCTGCTGCGGCTGTTCGCCCAGTTCGACGCCTCGATGGGCGTGCAGTTCGAGCCGTACGCGATGAAGAGCATCATCGGCCATATGAAGAACTACCTGCGGGACAAATCCTGGTACATCCAGGTTCCGCGGCGCATCAAGGAAAAAGGCATCGCGGTGCAGCAAGCGATCGACGAGCTGACCGTGCAGCTGGAGCGTTCCCCCCGGATGGAGGAGATCGCCGAGCGCATGGACCTTACCGTCGAGGAGACGCTGGAAATTCTCGGCGGCCGGGACTTATATCATTATATCTCCCTCGACACCCCGATCTCGGAGGATGAGAGCACGACGACGCTCGGCGAGCTCATCGGCTCGCAGGCGGACGACTTCGACACCGTGGACAAGAAGATGGACCTGCAGACCGCGCTCGAGCAGCTCAAGCCCGAGGAGCAGCAGGTGCTGCAGCTCGCCTTCGAGGAAGGCATCCCGCAGAGATTGATCGCCGATCGGCTCGGCGTCTCGCAGATGAGCATCTCGCGCATCCAGCGCCGCGCCATCGAGAAGCTCAAGCGGCTGCTGTCCGAGGACGGGCAGCCGTACGACGAGGCGTGA